From one Triticum urartu cultivar G1812 chromosome 3, Tu2.1, whole genome shotgun sequence genomic stretch:
- the LOC125547321 gene encoding uncharacterized protein LOC125547321, producing the protein MPMPQKRRRRRRRSPREGPSRRRRGEEGASLSGSLVHSDSSRTTSSAPPSGSLDEPPVAWPARQSRYHEILASRLARLQLQAGVAVDRPNLPSDEIVQILARSNFYDDELRAALVEYQAHRFLSEPQGPDVGDTYFGEDSGDDITAEEFAKYSGQLKTRRPAEIDTKTGLDQEQLDSLLAKYKRYRFKAYLLLLGKPVDELEEAALESKYPMELALENDFFYPCHHDSAFGWYFDSDLCLLANLSDYQRLVLPNRARNEYEYDRWSQYKAFYNTPDADREYVLYWEKMVKEMKWLENHVLKDFLEWEPMRCKGFYQSVKIVSGFTNIDLDLACHGFEEYVWRTRLYRLFVEGLDRAFLEIWKRVNEGQTSFRDALQDVYNENVVPSCQHTLKAELERPGGFLQLERQFRRCTEGISKEVNRALPKTYAQYARRKLQVAEVLGIIPRAEIPA; encoded by the exons ATGCCGATGCCGCAGAAGAGGCGCCGCCGCCGCAGGAGGTCTCCTCGCGAAGGACCCTCCCGCCGGCGCCGTGGTGAAGAAGGCGCATCATTATCTGGATCCCTTGTCCACTCGGATAGCAGCCGCACGACATCCAGCGCGCCGCCGTCCGGATCCTTGGACGAGCCGCCGGTCGCCTGGCCGGCCCGCCAGTCCAGGTACCATGAGATCCTCGCCTCGCGCCTCGCCCGGTTGCAGTTACAAGCCGGCGTCGCCGTCGACAGACCAAATCTTCCTTCGGATGAAATCGTCCAAATCCTCGCTCGTTCTAATTTCTATGACGATGAGCTGCGGGCTGCCCTAGTAGAATATCAAGCCCACAGGTTCTTGAGCGAACCCCAAGGACCAGATGTTGGAGATACATACTTTGGAGAGGACTCGGGCGATGATATCACTGCGGAGGAATTCGCCAAGTACTCCGGACAACTAAAGACTCGCAGACCTGCTGAAATTGACACTAAGACTGGACTGGATCAAGAGCAGTTGGACAGCCTCCTTGCCAAGTATAAACGTTATCGCTTCAAAGCTTACCTG TTGTTGTTAGGAAAGCCTGTCGACGAGCTAGAAGAAGCTGCATTGGAATCCAAGTACCCTATGGAGCTTGCCTTGGAGAATGACTTCTTCTATCCTTGCCATCATGATAGCGCCTTTGGCTGGTATTTCGACTCCGACCTCTGTTTACTTGCAAACTTGAGCGACTACCAGCGGCTAGTCCTTCCTAACCGT GCTCGGAATGAGTATGAATATGACAGATGGAGTCAGTACAAAGCGTTTTATAACACCCCTGATGCTGATAGAGAGTATGTGCTGTACTGGGAAAAGATGGTCAAGGAAATGAAG TGGCTTGAAAATCATGTGCTTAAAGATTTTCTCGAG TGGGAGCCAATGCGCTGTAAAGGTTTCTACCAATCAGTTAAGATTGTCAGTGGGTTCACCAACATTGATTTGGATCTAGCATGTCATGGTTTCGAG GAGTATGTATGGAGGACTCGCCTTTATCGTCTGTTTGTGGAAGGTCTTGACCGTGCCTTTCTTGAGATTTGGAAGCGGGTCAATGAGGGTCAG ACGTCTTTCAGAGATGCTCTGCAGGATGTTTACAATGAGAATGTGGTTCCATCGTGCCAACATACTTTGAAGGCTGAGCTGGAGCGGCCCGGCGGTTTTTTGCAACTGGAGCGACAA TTCCGCCGGTGCACAGAAGGCATTAGTAAGGAAGTAAAT CGTGCGTTACCAAAGACGTATGCACAGTACGCCAGGAGGAAGCTCCAGGTTGCAGAAGTCTTGGGAATCATTCCCAGGGCCGAGATACCAGCGTAG